The Ictidomys tridecemlineatus isolate mIctTri1 chromosome 6, mIctTri1.hap1, whole genome shotgun sequence genome includes a region encoding these proteins:
- the Smarcd1 gene encoding SWI/SNF-related matrix-associated actin-dependent regulator of chromatin subfamily D member 1 isoform X8: protein MGETLLSDLAWPSQGWTSPARDLHLSRSSRSNSRRSKIETTIFIPNSAKKKKMADKILPQRIRELVPESQAYMDLLAFERKLDQTIMRKRLDIQEALKRPIKQKRKLRIFISNTFNPAKSDAEDGEGTVASWELRVEGRLLEDSALSKYDATKQKRKFSSFFKSLVIELDKDLYGPDNHLVEGNSNGGLVYMPGYLCSASCLLILWHRTATTQETDGFQVKRPGDVNVRCTVLLMLDYQPPQFKLDPRLARLLGIHTQTRPVIIQALWQYIKTHKLQDPHEREFVICDKYLQQIFESQRMKFSEIPQRLHALLMPPEPIIINHVISSEDREQGISRQIESEESVDPNDQKKTACYDIDVEVDDTLKTQMNSFLLSTASQQEIATLDNKIHETIETINQLKTQREFMLSFARDPQGFINDWLQSQCRDLKTMTDVVGNPEEERRAEFYFQPWAQEAVCRYFYSKVQQRRQELEQALGIRNT from the exons ATGGGGGAAACCCTTCTGTCCGACCTGGCCTGGCCCAGTCAGGGATGGACCAGTCCCGCAAGAGACCTGCACCTCAGCAGATCCAGCAGGTCCAACAGCAGGCGGTCCAAAATCGAAACCACAA TATTTATTCCAAACAgtgcaaagaaaaagaagatggctGACAAAATTCTACCTCAAAGG atTCGTGAACTGGTTCCAGAATCCCAGGCCTATATGGATCTTTTGGCTTTTGAAAGGAAACTGGACCAGACTATCATGAGGAAACGGCTAGATATCCAGGAGGCCTTGAAACGTCCCATCAAG CAAAAACGGAAGCTGCGAATTTTCATTTCTAACACTTTCAATCCGGCTAAGTCAGATGCCGAGGATGGGGAAGGGACGGTGGCTTCCTGGGAGCTTCGGGTAGAAGGACGGCTCCTGGAGGAT tcAGCCTTGTCCAAATATGATGccacaaaacaaaagaggaaattttcttccttttttaagtCCTTAGTGATCGAATTGGACAAAGACTTGTATGGGCCAGACAACCATCTGGTAGAA GGAAATTCTAATGGAGGCCTCGTTTACATGCCAGGCTATCTCTGCTCTGCATCTTGCTTATTAATACTG TGGCACAGGACCGCCACTACCCAGGAGACCGATGGCTTCCAGGTGAAGCGACCAGGAGATGTGAATGTACGGTGTACTGTCCTACTGATGCTGGATTATCAG CCTCCTCAGTTTAAATTAGACCCTCGTTTGGCTCGGCTCCTTGGCATTCACACCCAGACTCGTCCAGTGATCATTCAAGCACTATGGCAATATATTAAGACACATAAGCTCCAAGATCCTCATGAGCGGGAGTTTGTCATCTGTGACAAGTACCTCCAGCAG ATCTTTGAGTCTCAGCGTATGAAGTTTTCAGAGATCCCTCAAAGGCTGCATGCCTTGCTTATGCCACCAGAACCCATTATCATTAATCACGTCATCAG TTCAGAAGATAGAGAGCAAGGCATCTCTAGGCAGATAGAGAGTGAAGAAAG TGTTGATCCAAATGATCAGAAAAAGACAGCTTGTTATGACATTGATGTGGAAGTGGATGATACCTTGAAGACTCAGATGAATTCTTTCCTGCTGTCCACTGCTAGTCAACAGGAGATTGCTACTCTAGACAACAAG ATCCACGAAACAATAGAAACTATCAACCAGCTGAAGACCCAGCGGGAGTTCATGCTGAGCTTTGCCAGAGACCCTCAGGGTTTCATCAATGATTGGCTTCAGTCCCAGTGCCGGGACCTCAAG ACCATGACTGATGTGGTGGGTAACCCAGAGGAGGAGCGCCGAGCTGAGTTCTATTTCCAGCCTTGGGCTCAGGAGGCCGTGTGCCGATACTTTTACTCCAAG GTGCAGCAGAGACGACAAGAATTAGAGCAAGCCCTGGGAATCCGGAATACATAG
- the Smarcd1 gene encoding SWI/SNF-related matrix-associated actin-dependent regulator of chromatin subfamily D member 1 isoform X1: MAARAGFQSVAPSGGAGASGGAGAAAALGPGGTPGPPVRMGPAPGQGLYRSPMPGAAYPRPGMLPGSRMTPQGPSMGPPGYGGNPSVRPGLAQSGMDQSRKRPAPQQIQQVQQQAVQNRNHNAKKKKMADKILPQRIRELVPESQAYMDLLAFERKLDQTIMRKRLDIQEALKRPIKQKRKLRIFISNTFNPAKSDAEDGEGTVASWELRVEGRLLEDSALSKYDATKQKRKFSSFFKSLVIELDKDLYGPDNHLVEGNSNGGLVYMPGYLCSASCLLILWHRTATTQETDGFQVKRPGDVNVRCTVLLMLDYQPPQFKLDPRLARLLGIHTQTRPVIIQALWQYIKTHKLQDPHEREFVICDKYLQQIFESQRMKFSEIPQRLHALLMPPEPIIINHVISSEDREQGISRQIESEESVDPNDQKKTACYDIDVEVDDTLKTQMNSFLLSTASQQEIATLDNKIHETIETINQLKTQREFMLSFARDPQGFINDWLQSQCRDLKTMTDVVGNPEEERRAEFYFQPWAQEAVCRYFYSKVQQRRQELEQALGIRNT; the protein is encoded by the exons ATGGCGGCCCGGGCGGGTTTCCAGTCTGTGGCTCCGAGCGGCGGTGCCGGAGCCTCCGGAGGGGCGGGTGCGGCGGCTGCTCTGGGCCCGGGCGGAACCCCAGGACCTCCCGTGCGAATGGGCCCGGCGCCGGGTCAAGGGCTGTACCGCTCCCCGATGCCCGGAGCGGCCTATCCg AGACCAGGTATGCTGCCAGGCAGCCGAATGACACCTCAGGGACCTTCCATGGGACCTCCTGGCTATGGGGGAAACCCTTCTGTCCGACCTGGCCTGGCCCAGTCAGGGATGGACCAGTCCCGCAAGAGACCTGCACCTCAGCAGATCCAGCAGGTCCAACAGCAGGCGGTCCAAAATCGAAACCACAA tgcaaagaaaaagaagatggctGACAAAATTCTACCTCAAAGG atTCGTGAACTGGTTCCAGAATCCCAGGCCTATATGGATCTTTTGGCTTTTGAAAGGAAACTGGACCAGACTATCATGAGGAAACGGCTAGATATCCAGGAGGCCTTGAAACGTCCCATCAAG CAAAAACGGAAGCTGCGAATTTTCATTTCTAACACTTTCAATCCGGCTAAGTCAGATGCCGAGGATGGGGAAGGGACGGTGGCTTCCTGGGAGCTTCGGGTAGAAGGACGGCTCCTGGAGGAT tcAGCCTTGTCCAAATATGATGccacaaaacaaaagaggaaattttcttccttttttaagtCCTTAGTGATCGAATTGGACAAAGACTTGTATGGGCCAGACAACCATCTGGTAGAA GGAAATTCTAATGGAGGCCTCGTTTACATGCCAGGCTATCTCTGCTCTGCATCTTGCTTATTAATACTG TGGCACAGGACCGCCACTACCCAGGAGACCGATGGCTTCCAGGTGAAGCGACCAGGAGATGTGAATGTACGGTGTACTGTCCTACTGATGCTGGATTATCAG CCTCCTCAGTTTAAATTAGACCCTCGTTTGGCTCGGCTCCTTGGCATTCACACCCAGACTCGTCCAGTGATCATTCAAGCACTATGGCAATATATTAAGACACATAAGCTCCAAGATCCTCATGAGCGGGAGTTTGTCATCTGTGACAAGTACCTCCAGCAG ATCTTTGAGTCTCAGCGTATGAAGTTTTCAGAGATCCCTCAAAGGCTGCATGCCTTGCTTATGCCACCAGAACCCATTATCATTAATCACGTCATCAG TTCAGAAGATAGAGAGCAAGGCATCTCTAGGCAGATAGAGAGTGAAGAAAG TGTTGATCCAAATGATCAGAAAAAGACAGCTTGTTATGACATTGATGTGGAAGTGGATGATACCTTGAAGACTCAGATGAATTCTTTCCTGCTGTCCACTGCTAGTCAACAGGAGATTGCTACTCTAGACAACAAG ATCCACGAAACAATAGAAACTATCAACCAGCTGAAGACCCAGCGGGAGTTCATGCTGAGCTTTGCCAGAGACCCTCAGGGTTTCATCAATGATTGGCTTCAGTCCCAGTGCCGGGACCTCAAG ACCATGACTGATGTGGTGGGTAACCCAGAGGAGGAGCGCCGAGCTGAGTTCTATTTCCAGCCTTGGGCTCAGGAGGCCGTGTGCCGATACTTTTACTCCAAG GTGCAGCAGAGACGACAAGAATTAGAGCAAGCCCTGGGAATCCGGAATACATAG
- the Smarcd1 gene encoding SWI/SNF-related matrix-associated actin-dependent regulator of chromatin subfamily D member 1 isoform X5, whose product MAARAGFQSVAPSGGAGASGGAGAAAALGPGGTPGPPVRMGPAPGQGLYRSPMPGAAYPRPGMLPGSRMTPQGPSMGPPGYGGNPSVRPGLAQSGMDQSRKRPAPQQIQQVQQQAVQNRNHNAKKKKMADKILPQRIRELVPESQAYMDLLAFERKLDQTIMRKRLDIQEALKRPIKSALSKYDATKQKRKFSSFFKSLVIELDKDLYGPDNHLVEGNSNGGLVYMPGYLCSASCLLILWHRTATTQETDGFQVKRPGDVNVRCTVLLMLDYQPPQFKLDPRLARLLGIHTQTRPVIIQALWQYIKTHKLQDPHEREFVICDKYLQQIFESQRMKFSEIPQRLHALLMPPEPIIINHVISSEDREQGISRQIESEESVDPNDQKKTACYDIDVEVDDTLKTQMNSFLLSTASQQEIATLDNKIHETIETINQLKTQREFMLSFARDPQGFINDWLQSQCRDLKTMTDVVGNPEEERRAEFYFQPWAQEAVCRYFYSKVQQRRQELEQALGIRNT is encoded by the exons ATGGCGGCCCGGGCGGGTTTCCAGTCTGTGGCTCCGAGCGGCGGTGCCGGAGCCTCCGGAGGGGCGGGTGCGGCGGCTGCTCTGGGCCCGGGCGGAACCCCAGGACCTCCCGTGCGAATGGGCCCGGCGCCGGGTCAAGGGCTGTACCGCTCCCCGATGCCCGGAGCGGCCTATCCg AGACCAGGTATGCTGCCAGGCAGCCGAATGACACCTCAGGGACCTTCCATGGGACCTCCTGGCTATGGGGGAAACCCTTCTGTCCGACCTGGCCTGGCCCAGTCAGGGATGGACCAGTCCCGCAAGAGACCTGCACCTCAGCAGATCCAGCAGGTCCAACAGCAGGCGGTCCAAAATCGAAACCACAA tgcaaagaaaaagaagatggctGACAAAATTCTACCTCAAAGG atTCGTGAACTGGTTCCAGAATCCCAGGCCTATATGGATCTTTTGGCTTTTGAAAGGAAACTGGACCAGACTATCATGAGGAAACGGCTAGATATCCAGGAGGCCTTGAAACGTCCCATCAAG tcAGCCTTGTCCAAATATGATGccacaaaacaaaagaggaaattttcttccttttttaagtCCTTAGTGATCGAATTGGACAAAGACTTGTATGGGCCAGACAACCATCTGGTAGAA GGAAATTCTAATGGAGGCCTCGTTTACATGCCAGGCTATCTCTGCTCTGCATCTTGCTTATTAATACTG TGGCACAGGACCGCCACTACCCAGGAGACCGATGGCTTCCAGGTGAAGCGACCAGGAGATGTGAATGTACGGTGTACTGTCCTACTGATGCTGGATTATCAG CCTCCTCAGTTTAAATTAGACCCTCGTTTGGCTCGGCTCCTTGGCATTCACACCCAGACTCGTCCAGTGATCATTCAAGCACTATGGCAATATATTAAGACACATAAGCTCCAAGATCCTCATGAGCGGGAGTTTGTCATCTGTGACAAGTACCTCCAGCAG ATCTTTGAGTCTCAGCGTATGAAGTTTTCAGAGATCCCTCAAAGGCTGCATGCCTTGCTTATGCCACCAGAACCCATTATCATTAATCACGTCATCAG TTCAGAAGATAGAGAGCAAGGCATCTCTAGGCAGATAGAGAGTGAAGAAAG TGTTGATCCAAATGATCAGAAAAAGACAGCTTGTTATGACATTGATGTGGAAGTGGATGATACCTTGAAGACTCAGATGAATTCTTTCCTGCTGTCCACTGCTAGTCAACAGGAGATTGCTACTCTAGACAACAAG ATCCACGAAACAATAGAAACTATCAACCAGCTGAAGACCCAGCGGGAGTTCATGCTGAGCTTTGCCAGAGACCCTCAGGGTTTCATCAATGATTGGCTTCAGTCCCAGTGCCGGGACCTCAAG ACCATGACTGATGTGGTGGGTAACCCAGAGGAGGAGCGCCGAGCTGAGTTCTATTTCCAGCCTTGGGCTCAGGAGGCCGTGTGCCGATACTTTTACTCCAAG GTGCAGCAGAGACGACAAGAATTAGAGCAAGCCCTGGGAATCCGGAATACATAG
- the Smarcd1 gene encoding SWI/SNF-related matrix-associated actin-dependent regulator of chromatin subfamily D member 1 isoform X2 — protein sequence MAARAGFQSVAPSGGAGASGGAGAAAALGPGGTPGPPVRMGPAPGQGLYRSPMPGAAYPRPGMLPGSRMTPQGPSMGPPGYGGNPSVRPGLAQSGMDQSRKRPAPQQIQQVQQQAVQNRNHNAKKKKMADKILPQRIRELVPESQAYMDLLAFERKLDQTIMRKRLDIQEALKRPIKQKRKLRIFISNTFNPAKSDAEDGEGTVASWELRVEGRLLEDSALSKYDATKQKRKFSSFFKSLVIELDKDLYGPDNHLVEGNSNGGLVYMPGYLCSASCLLILWHRTATTQETDGFQVKRPGDVNVRCTVLLMLDYQPPQFKLDPRLARLLGIHTQTRPVIIQALWQYIKTHKLQDPHEREFVICDKYLQQIFESQRMKFSEIPQRLHALLMPPEPIIINHVISVDPNDQKKTACYDIDVEVDDTLKTQMNSFLLSTASQQEIATLDNKIHETIETINQLKTQREFMLSFARDPQGFINDWLQSQCRDLKTMTDVVGNPEEERRAEFYFQPWAQEAVCRYFYSKVQQRRQELEQALGIRNT from the exons ATGGCGGCCCGGGCGGGTTTCCAGTCTGTGGCTCCGAGCGGCGGTGCCGGAGCCTCCGGAGGGGCGGGTGCGGCGGCTGCTCTGGGCCCGGGCGGAACCCCAGGACCTCCCGTGCGAATGGGCCCGGCGCCGGGTCAAGGGCTGTACCGCTCCCCGATGCCCGGAGCGGCCTATCCg AGACCAGGTATGCTGCCAGGCAGCCGAATGACACCTCAGGGACCTTCCATGGGACCTCCTGGCTATGGGGGAAACCCTTCTGTCCGACCTGGCCTGGCCCAGTCAGGGATGGACCAGTCCCGCAAGAGACCTGCACCTCAGCAGATCCAGCAGGTCCAACAGCAGGCGGTCCAAAATCGAAACCACAA tgcaaagaaaaagaagatggctGACAAAATTCTACCTCAAAGG atTCGTGAACTGGTTCCAGAATCCCAGGCCTATATGGATCTTTTGGCTTTTGAAAGGAAACTGGACCAGACTATCATGAGGAAACGGCTAGATATCCAGGAGGCCTTGAAACGTCCCATCAAG CAAAAACGGAAGCTGCGAATTTTCATTTCTAACACTTTCAATCCGGCTAAGTCAGATGCCGAGGATGGGGAAGGGACGGTGGCTTCCTGGGAGCTTCGGGTAGAAGGACGGCTCCTGGAGGAT tcAGCCTTGTCCAAATATGATGccacaaaacaaaagaggaaattttcttccttttttaagtCCTTAGTGATCGAATTGGACAAAGACTTGTATGGGCCAGACAACCATCTGGTAGAA GGAAATTCTAATGGAGGCCTCGTTTACATGCCAGGCTATCTCTGCTCTGCATCTTGCTTATTAATACTG TGGCACAGGACCGCCACTACCCAGGAGACCGATGGCTTCCAGGTGAAGCGACCAGGAGATGTGAATGTACGGTGTACTGTCCTACTGATGCTGGATTATCAG CCTCCTCAGTTTAAATTAGACCCTCGTTTGGCTCGGCTCCTTGGCATTCACACCCAGACTCGTCCAGTGATCATTCAAGCACTATGGCAATATATTAAGACACATAAGCTCCAAGATCCTCATGAGCGGGAGTTTGTCATCTGTGACAAGTACCTCCAGCAG ATCTTTGAGTCTCAGCGTATGAAGTTTTCAGAGATCCCTCAAAGGCTGCATGCCTTGCTTATGCCACCAGAACCCATTATCATTAATCACGTCATCAG TGTTGATCCAAATGATCAGAAAAAGACAGCTTGTTATGACATTGATGTGGAAGTGGATGATACCTTGAAGACTCAGATGAATTCTTTCCTGCTGTCCACTGCTAGTCAACAGGAGATTGCTACTCTAGACAACAAG ATCCACGAAACAATAGAAACTATCAACCAGCTGAAGACCCAGCGGGAGTTCATGCTGAGCTTTGCCAGAGACCCTCAGGGTTTCATCAATGATTGGCTTCAGTCCCAGTGCCGGGACCTCAAG ACCATGACTGATGTGGTGGGTAACCCAGAGGAGGAGCGCCGAGCTGAGTTCTATTTCCAGCCTTGGGCTCAGGAGGCCGTGTGCCGATACTTTTACTCCAAG GTGCAGCAGAGACGACAAGAATTAGAGCAAGCCCTGGGAATCCGGAATACATAG
- the Smarcd1 gene encoding SWI/SNF-related matrix-associated actin-dependent regulator of chromatin subfamily D member 1 isoform X7, whose product MAARAGFQSVAPSGGAGASGGAGAAAALGPGGTPGPPVRMGPAPGQGLYRSPMPGAAYPRPGMLPGSRMTPQGPSMGPPGYGGNPSVRPGLAQSGMDQSRKRPAPQQIQQVQQQAVQNRNHNAKKKKMADKILPQRIRELVPESQAYMDLLAFERKLDQTIMRKRLDIQEALKRPIKSALSKYDATKQKRKFSSFFKSLVIELDKDLYGPDNHLVEWHRTATTQETDGFQVKRPGDVNVRCTVLLMLDYQPPQFKLDPRLARLLGIHTQTRPVIIQALWQYIKTHKLQDPHEREFVICDKYLQQIFESQRMKFSEIPQRLHALLMPPEPIIINHVISSEDREQGISRQIESEESVDPNDQKKTACYDIDVEVDDTLKTQMNSFLLSTASQQEIATLDNKIHETIETINQLKTQREFMLSFARDPQGFINDWLQSQCRDLKTMTDVVGNPEEERRAEFYFQPWAQEAVCRYFYSKVQQRRQELEQALGIRNT is encoded by the exons ATGGCGGCCCGGGCGGGTTTCCAGTCTGTGGCTCCGAGCGGCGGTGCCGGAGCCTCCGGAGGGGCGGGTGCGGCGGCTGCTCTGGGCCCGGGCGGAACCCCAGGACCTCCCGTGCGAATGGGCCCGGCGCCGGGTCAAGGGCTGTACCGCTCCCCGATGCCCGGAGCGGCCTATCCg AGACCAGGTATGCTGCCAGGCAGCCGAATGACACCTCAGGGACCTTCCATGGGACCTCCTGGCTATGGGGGAAACCCTTCTGTCCGACCTGGCCTGGCCCAGTCAGGGATGGACCAGTCCCGCAAGAGACCTGCACCTCAGCAGATCCAGCAGGTCCAACAGCAGGCGGTCCAAAATCGAAACCACAA tgcaaagaaaaagaagatggctGACAAAATTCTACCTCAAAGG atTCGTGAACTGGTTCCAGAATCCCAGGCCTATATGGATCTTTTGGCTTTTGAAAGGAAACTGGACCAGACTATCATGAGGAAACGGCTAGATATCCAGGAGGCCTTGAAACGTCCCATCAAG tcAGCCTTGTCCAAATATGATGccacaaaacaaaagaggaaattttcttccttttttaagtCCTTAGTGATCGAATTGGACAAAGACTTGTATGGGCCAGACAACCATCTGGTAGAA TGGCACAGGACCGCCACTACCCAGGAGACCGATGGCTTCCAGGTGAAGCGACCAGGAGATGTGAATGTACGGTGTACTGTCCTACTGATGCTGGATTATCAG CCTCCTCAGTTTAAATTAGACCCTCGTTTGGCTCGGCTCCTTGGCATTCACACCCAGACTCGTCCAGTGATCATTCAAGCACTATGGCAATATATTAAGACACATAAGCTCCAAGATCCTCATGAGCGGGAGTTTGTCATCTGTGACAAGTACCTCCAGCAG ATCTTTGAGTCTCAGCGTATGAAGTTTTCAGAGATCCCTCAAAGGCTGCATGCCTTGCTTATGCCACCAGAACCCATTATCATTAATCACGTCATCAG TTCAGAAGATAGAGAGCAAGGCATCTCTAGGCAGATAGAGAGTGAAGAAAG TGTTGATCCAAATGATCAGAAAAAGACAGCTTGTTATGACATTGATGTGGAAGTGGATGATACCTTGAAGACTCAGATGAATTCTTTCCTGCTGTCCACTGCTAGTCAACAGGAGATTGCTACTCTAGACAACAAG ATCCACGAAACAATAGAAACTATCAACCAGCTGAAGACCCAGCGGGAGTTCATGCTGAGCTTTGCCAGAGACCCTCAGGGTTTCATCAATGATTGGCTTCAGTCCCAGTGCCGGGACCTCAAG ACCATGACTGATGTGGTGGGTAACCCAGAGGAGGAGCGCCGAGCTGAGTTCTATTTCCAGCCTTGGGCTCAGGAGGCCGTGTGCCGATACTTTTACTCCAAG GTGCAGCAGAGACGACAAGAATTAGAGCAAGCCCTGGGAATCCGGAATACATAG
- the Smarcd1 gene encoding SWI/SNF-related matrix-associated actin-dependent regulator of chromatin subfamily D member 1 isoform X6 — protein MLPGSRMTPQGPSMGPPGYGGNPSVRPGLAQSGMDQSRKRPAPQQIQQVQQQAVQNRNHNAKKKKMADKILPQRIRELVPESQAYMDLLAFERKLDQTIMRKRLDIQEALKRPIKQKRKLRIFISNTFNPAKSDAEDGEGTVASWELRVEGRLLEDSALSKYDATKQKRKFSSFFKSLVIELDKDLYGPDNHLVEGNSNGGLVYMPGYLCSASCLLILWHRTATTQETDGFQVKRPGDVNVRCTVLLMLDYQPPQFKLDPRLARLLGIHTQTRPVIIQALWQYIKTHKLQDPHEREFVICDKYLQQIFESQRMKFSEIPQRLHALLMPPEPIIINHVISSEDREQGISRQIESEESVDPNDQKKTACYDIDVEVDDTLKTQMNSFLLSTASQQEIATLDNKIHETIETINQLKTQREFMLSFARDPQGFINDWLQSQCRDLKTMTDVVGNPEEERRAEFYFQPWAQEAVCRYFYSKVQQRRQELEQALGIRNT, from the exons ATGCTGCCAGGCAGCCGAATGACACCTCAGGGACCTTCCATGGGACCTCCTGGCTATGGGGGAAACCCTTCTGTCCGACCTGGCCTGGCCCAGTCAGGGATGGACCAGTCCCGCAAGAGACCTGCACCTCAGCAGATCCAGCAGGTCCAACAGCAGGCGGTCCAAAATCGAAACCACAA tgcaaagaaaaagaagatggctGACAAAATTCTACCTCAAAGG atTCGTGAACTGGTTCCAGAATCCCAGGCCTATATGGATCTTTTGGCTTTTGAAAGGAAACTGGACCAGACTATCATGAGGAAACGGCTAGATATCCAGGAGGCCTTGAAACGTCCCATCAAG CAAAAACGGAAGCTGCGAATTTTCATTTCTAACACTTTCAATCCGGCTAAGTCAGATGCCGAGGATGGGGAAGGGACGGTGGCTTCCTGGGAGCTTCGGGTAGAAGGACGGCTCCTGGAGGAT tcAGCCTTGTCCAAATATGATGccacaaaacaaaagaggaaattttcttccttttttaagtCCTTAGTGATCGAATTGGACAAAGACTTGTATGGGCCAGACAACCATCTGGTAGAA GGAAATTCTAATGGAGGCCTCGTTTACATGCCAGGCTATCTCTGCTCTGCATCTTGCTTATTAATACTG TGGCACAGGACCGCCACTACCCAGGAGACCGATGGCTTCCAGGTGAAGCGACCAGGAGATGTGAATGTACGGTGTACTGTCCTACTGATGCTGGATTATCAG CCTCCTCAGTTTAAATTAGACCCTCGTTTGGCTCGGCTCCTTGGCATTCACACCCAGACTCGTCCAGTGATCATTCAAGCACTATGGCAATATATTAAGACACATAAGCTCCAAGATCCTCATGAGCGGGAGTTTGTCATCTGTGACAAGTACCTCCAGCAG ATCTTTGAGTCTCAGCGTATGAAGTTTTCAGAGATCCCTCAAAGGCTGCATGCCTTGCTTATGCCACCAGAACCCATTATCATTAATCACGTCATCAG TTCAGAAGATAGAGAGCAAGGCATCTCTAGGCAGATAGAGAGTGAAGAAAG TGTTGATCCAAATGATCAGAAAAAGACAGCTTGTTATGACATTGATGTGGAAGTGGATGATACCTTGAAGACTCAGATGAATTCTTTCCTGCTGTCCACTGCTAGTCAACAGGAGATTGCTACTCTAGACAACAAG ATCCACGAAACAATAGAAACTATCAACCAGCTGAAGACCCAGCGGGAGTTCATGCTGAGCTTTGCCAGAGACCCTCAGGGTTTCATCAATGATTGGCTTCAGTCCCAGTGCCGGGACCTCAAG ACCATGACTGATGTGGTGGGTAACCCAGAGGAGGAGCGCCGAGCTGAGTTCTATTTCCAGCCTTGGGCTCAGGAGGCCGTGTGCCGATACTTTTACTCCAAG GTGCAGCAGAGACGACAAGAATTAGAGCAAGCCCTGGGAATCCGGAATACATAG